The nucleotide sequence CTGAGATATTTCCGTCTGCCTGCCATAATAGCGCTCAAGCAGAAAGCGCACATGCGTAAATTTCTGTTGTTTCCATTCTAAGACTTGAGACAACAACAAGAACCCAAGTATGATCCAAAGATTTAAATGATAGTAAGAAAAGATAAGATGAAGAAGAAGAACGATGCCAAATGCCGTAAAGGAAACAAGCAGCGCATAGCGATAAGCTTGAAGAAAAGGAACTCGACTTGAAAAAAGCGTTAATAGAATCCGCCCACCATCAAGCGGCCAGATTGGCAGTAAGTTAAAGGAAAGAATCATAACATTATGAAGAACAAATATGTTATGGAAGGTTTCTCCGATAAGTCCTGTTAGAAACAGAAGATATGACAGCCCAATCATCCAAACGTGCTGTGCTGGTCCTGCTAAAATTACGAGCATCTCTTCCTTTAACGGCCTGTTGCCATGTTCGTCAACCTCCGCTACCCCGCCAAATGGAAACAGCTCAATTTTCTTGATTTTCCAATTAAAAAAATGGGCCGTTGCGGCGTGACCCATTTCATGAATGAAAATAATTGCAAACACCATCGCCGTCTCCATAAATCGTCCTGACAACACACCAATTGCAGCAACAATCCAGAACAGCGGATGGATTGTACATTTTTTCATCAAGGAAACGAATTTACTCAAATTTGATCACCTGACTTGGATCGATGAATTCGCCATCACGCTTCATCGCAAAATAAAAGGAACCTGAGTGATTCTCTGCATTTGAAACCTTTCCAAGCGTCCCTTTCTTCTCAACCCATTCATAAAGTGCGACATCGATATTTTCAAGATGGCCGTACCATGTTTCAGTTCCATCTGGATGCTGAACGACGACAGTCTTACCGAGTTCGTCTTTCACACCTGCATAGATGACGACGCCTTTGTCAATCACCTCCACCTCAATACCTTGCCCTGTTGCTAACATGACACCTTGTCCATTCTTCTCAAATGTCTCCAGCACCTTCCCTGTTACAGGCAAAGCATAATCGAGCGGCTCATCAACGTTTTGCGCCTCCTGCGGCTTTTCTTGTACTGGAAGAAGCGACACAGGCGTCCCAAACGTTTCGTTATACCACTTTGACACGGCGGCAAACTGAAATTCTTGTTCAAACGTCTTCTCAACAAATGCCCTCGCTGAATCTAGCTGCGGATGCTGCGTCTTAAAAAGAATACCAGTCGTTAAAAATAAACAGCTAGCAAGCATCACCTGCATCACAAGCTTTTCTGGTGAAAATGTCTTTTTCTTTCCATCTTGCTGAAACGACGGTTCAAACAAATTCCCATCCGGCGGCGCGCCGAACCGTTCTTCATCTGAGGGAATAAAAGAAGCACCTGACCGCGGCGTACGAACAGGCTGCTGAAGCTTCCGTTGCTTCTTCCGCCGCTCAATTCGTTTGCGAGCTTCATTCACACGATTTCTCATCACTCACCATTCCTTCACTCTCTTGGCTTTGTACATCATATGACTTGTCCGAGAGAGATATGACCAGAAAAGGGGGAAAGAGAAATCGGTCGGCTGGTGAAATAAAACAAAAAAACACTTCGCAGAACCGAAGTGTTTTTAACGAATGCCGAAGAAGCGTTTGACCTTCTCCATAACTGTTGGTTTGTCTTCTAATGAAAGTAATGGTACGGATTCACCAAGGATGCGTCGCGCCATGTTTCGATATGCGATTGATGCCTTACTAGACGGGTCGAGCGCAATTGGCTCACCGTTATTTGAAGCTTTAATGACACTATCATCATCTGCAACGATACCTAGTAATTCAATCGAGAGAACATTCACAATCTCATCAACATCCAGCATGTCACCATTTTTCATCATATGATTACGGATACGATTAATAATTAAGCGCGGTGCTTCAATTTCTTCTTGCTCAAGCAAACCGATAATCCGATCAGCATCTCTTACAGAAGAAATTTCAGGCGTTGTAACGACGATTGATTTATCTGCACCAGCAACAGCATTTTTGAAGCCTTGCTCAATCCCTGCAGGACAATCGATTAAAATATAATCATAGTCTTCTTTTAACTCTTCAACGACTTTTTTCATTTGTTCTGGGCTTACAGCTGATTTATCTTTCGTCTGTGCAGCTGGAAGCAAATACAAGCATTCAAAGCGCTTGTCCTTAATCAATGCTTGGTTCAAACGACAGCGCTCTTCTACGACATCCACCAAATCGTAGATGATTCGATTTTCTAATCCCATTACAACATCTAAGTTTCGCAGCCCAATATCTGTATCTAATAGGCAGACTTTCTTTCCTGATAAGGCAAGCGCTGTACCGAGATTGGCAGTCGTAGTTGTTTTACCTACGCCGCCTTTTCCCGATGTTACGACAATTGCATCACCCACATCACATTCCCCTTTCTAGCCTCGTTAAATTCGGTCTAAGATGTGTCAATGTCTGCAGACGGTCTAAGATGATCTGTTTTTTCTCTCTATCTATGTAGGCACATTCCATTTCACTGGTTCCATCGTCTGAAGATGAATCAGGAGCACGGCTAATATAATCACTGATTCGCAGTTGAGCCGGCTTCATAACTGAAGCAGCGACAACCGAATTCTCCTCTCCGTAGCAGCCGGCATGCGCAATTCCTCGCAGTACGCCCATTACGAAAATATTTCCACCAGCCATAATCGTTCCTCCAGGGTTCACATCACCGATTAATAATAAATCACCCGGTACCTCTAACACTTGACCAGACCGGATAATCTTTGTTACAGATACAATCTCAGAGCTTCGTTTCCATTCAATCGCAGCTTGTTTGGAAATGACATCTGATTCGATCGTTTCAACAACAAGGTTCTTTTTTCCACGAATCAGCTTTCGTATATCTTCTTCCTGCTCCTTCCGCAAATAGCGGTTTCCTGTCTTGATATGAACGGTGATAAGCGGAACATCTTCTTGTTGTTGATGATTCGAAGATAACTTTTCCTCAAGTTCATTCATAATGTCTTGAAACGAACAAGTATCATCTAGATATAATGTCAGCCCATCCTTTGTACCCTTCATCACAACTAACTGTTGTTTTTGTCCCATTCCGCAATCTCACCTCAATTCACATATATTCGACAAATTTAAAGGGTTTCCTCCAATATACCTTCGTAACGGAAACAGAGAAGTGTACATATCCCTACATAAGTAAATATTTCCTACAGCGCTTCTTTTCTTTTTTTGTAAAGCTGTTCAAGAAGTCTTCGCAATGGATAAAAAGCAATAATTGTGAAAACACTGTTCAATAGCAAAGTCGGTAACAAGCGAATATTCGTGAACACTTCCCATGACATATTGGCCGAACCAATCAAGGTGTACACACTGTAGTTAAACACTTCAAGCAGGGCTGTAGAAAGGATGCCAAGCAATAAAACAATAAACAAATTCGCATGCAGCATCCTTTTTGCATAACCCATCAAATAAGCGATTACCCCGTACATAAACATATGTATGCCGAGCACTTCCGTATAGAAAACATCGAACAGAAAGCCGAAAATAACCCCTTCATATACCGCATGCTGACGGTCATAATAGATACCAATCATAATTAATAAAATTAATACAAAACGCGGGACAAAGATTCGCTCAGCTCCGAATACTTGAGCTCCAAGTAAATCTACAAAGACACTTTCCATAATGAAAAAGAAAAAGATAATGAGAGGAAGGATATATCGACTCAACTCGCTTCCTCCTCACTTTCTTCAGCCTCTCCCTCAGCAGGTGTTTCATACTGAGAGTCAAGCTTAGAAATTGCCGACCGGTCAAGAATCATCACATGATCAATGTTATAAAATTCAGCTGCTGGCTTTACAAACGCCGTTTGCGTTAGCCCGTATTCATCTGGTTCGACTTCAGTAATTTCTCCGACGACAAGCCCGCGTGGAAAGACGCCTCCGAGCCCAGAAGTAATAACGGTTTCGCCTTTCTTCACCTTTAAGTTTGCGGGAAGACGCTTAAGCTGGAGTGCTTCCTTCTCATCTTCATAACCTTCAATCAACCCAAAGGCATTTTCATTTCCTTTTACAATCGCGGAAATCCGATTTGTTCGGTCAAGGTCACTTAACAGCTGAATGGTCGATGTATATTGCGACACATTTTTCACTTTTCCGACTAGCCCTTGTGCTGTAACAACGGCCATATTTTTCTTCACACCATGCTGTGCACCTTTATTGACAATAATAAGCTCATCCCATTGTTCAGGGTTACGCGCAATGACGGTAGCTTGAATGGAGGTGAAACTTCGCAAGCTTTCCTTCTTGTCAAGCAGGTTACGCAGCCGTTCATTCTCTTCTTCAAGCTCTTTCGATTTCACCGATAGCGCAACGTACTCATCAAGCCTTGATTTTAATAGCTGATTTTCCTTATACACATCGCGAATTTCTCCGACGTTTTCAAAGAAACCCGCTGCATATTGAGCGGGTCGATGAAAGACTGATTGAAACCAACCGACAGAGTCTTTCACAAATTGTTCCGGCCATGTTAATTTATCCCTGTCATTAATCGAAAGTCCAATTAACGTAACGAGTAAAATAATGCTGATAAGCAGCAGAATCAAGCGTTTGTTCAAAAAAAATTGTGGCATGTTTTACACCTTCTTACGAAAAGCGCAGAGCGCCAGACATTCGGCTTCCTGTCTCCGACTGCCTCCAAGATGTGTTCGCCTTGAGACGGTGAGCCACTGGCGCTCGGAGCTAGACATCGTTGAATTTTTTTAGTTATGTTTTGCGTGAACGAGAAGTGATTCCTTGCTTAGATCGGAATAAATGAAGGTTTTCTAATGCTTTTCCTGTTCCAATTGCAACACAATCTAACGGCTCTTCAGCGACAAGCACTGGCATCTTTGTTTCTTCACTAATCACTTTATCTAAGTTACGAAGCAATGCCCCGCCACCTGTTAAAACAATCCCACGGTCCATAATATCTGCCGCAAGTTCTGGCGGTGTCTTCTCAAGTGTATTCTTTACAGCTTCGACAATTGAATCAACTGTATCCTGCAATGCACCTGTAATCTCATCTGCTGTTATGGTAATCGTCTTCGGCAGTCCTGTTAACAAGTCACGACCGCGAATATCCATATCTTCAATGCTTTCTGCCTTAGAAGCCGATCCGATCTCAAGCTTAAGAGCTTCTGCTGTTCGTTCACCGATCATAAGGTTGTATGTTTTCTTAATATGTTGAATAATCGCGTCATCCATTTCATCACCTGCGACACGAATAGACTGACTTGTAACGATTCCGCCTAATGAAATAACGGCTACTTCTGTCGTTCCACCGCCAATGTCAACAACCATACTTCCTGTTGGTTCCCAAACCGGTAAGTTCGCACCAATTGCCGCAGCAAACGGCTCTTCAATTGTAAATGCTTCCCGCGCGCCAGCTTGCTTTGTAGCGTCCTCAACAGCACGCTTTTCAACTGCGGTAATTCCAGATGGCACACACACCATCACGTTCGGTTTGCGTGAAAAAGCAGACTGATTCTTTTGAGCCTGCTTAATAAAATGCTTTATCATAATTGCAGTTGTTTCAAAATCGGCGATAACCCCATCCTTCATCGGCCTTACAGCTACAATGTTTCCAGGTGTTCTACCGATCATATTCTTCGCATCATTTCCTACTGCTTCGATCGATCCTGCATCCGTACGTAACGCGACTACAGACGGCTCACGAACAACAACACCTCTTCCTTTCACATAAACGAGGGTGTTCGCTGTTCCTAAGTCAATGCCCATATCTCGCGAAAAACCACCTAAACCTAGCATGTATGTATCTTCCTTTCTTAATGTCCAAACGAATTACATATTTGAATATATTTTTCCTAAAAGGCAATTTGCGTTCTTAGTTCAAACGTTTAACATTTTAATTATAAGACAAAAAAAAGGAAAAGGATAGTGTTACACATACCCTTTTTCTTTCATGCTTACATATTTTCTTTCCCCAATTATTAGGTGGTCTAACATTTCTATGCCAATTAATTTTCCACATTCCACAAGTCGTTTCGTTACTTCAATATCTTCTCTGCTAGGGCTGGGGTCGCCAGAAGGGTGATTATGAATACAGATGATCGAGGCAGCTGAGCGTCGGAACGCTTCTTTGAAGACCTCACGCGGATGCACGATCGAGGCATTCAAGCTTCCGATAAAAATGGTTTGTTTGTGGAGGACTTGATTTTTCGTATTTAAATAGAGGCATATATACCTCACATAAATACAAAGATAAGCCTCTTGGTACCTTATTCTAAGTTTATTACACCCAAATGCCGGTACTCAAGGTAATTTAGGTGGTAACTTTTTCTACTCAGAAACAGCATTGTCTATTTGGAAAATTTTTCTCTTCTATATAAATGTGTATGTTTTGCAATTAAGAAAGGATAATATTACCTTCGGTTAGGTTTACTGAAATATGACAGTACAGGTAAGAGGTTTATAGAAAGTTAAAATTATTCTAATAAAGCCGCTTAACATTTAGTTTAGCGGCTTAAATTCAGGAAGAACATTTATTTCTTTGTAATCCAGGAACATTGAACAGACATACCCTCCATTGCCAACCCAGTCATGTGTAATACACTTAACTGCATGCTCCACTAGCTCTTCAATAGAAGGTTTATGTTCAAACCCAAGATAAGCAATGTAGATGTCACCTTCTTCTCCATTCCAGTCTTTGAAGAATACAATTGATACTTGGTATTTTTGCTCTGGCATTTGGTTCACTCCTTTTGTTTTGTTAACAAAAGGATATGATTTTTAATCGTATGAATCAAAACAGGGATTTGTTAAATTCGCACTTTAAATTCTGTTAAGCTTTGTCAATATGCGTCGAAAATAGCGTGGTTTGGGCTTGAATTTCTCTATTCAAGATGCGAATTTATGAAATTGGTATTTTTATTTTTTCTAATAAAAAAACCTTACTCATTAGAGTAAGGAGCAAGTTAATAAGGGTGGTAAAAATCTATAAAAATTATAATAAAGGCTAAA is from Bacillus tianshenii and encodes:
- a CDS encoding M50 family metallopeptidase; amino-acid sequence: MSKFVSLMKKCTIHPLFWIVAAIGVLSGRFMETAMVFAIIFIHEMGHAATAHFFNWKIKKIELFPFGGVAEVDEHGNRPLKEEMLVILAGPAQHVWMIGLSYLLFLTGLIGETFHNIFVLHNVMILSFNLLPIWPLDGGRILLTLFSSRVPFLQAYRYALLVSFTAFGIVLLLHLIFSYYHLNLWIILGFLLLSQVLEWKQQKFTHVRFLLERYYGRQTEISQLKSILVEETTYLHEVFSGFCRGYKHQIIMQLKGGGQLTLDENEVLHAFFAEKQTNCTVGELFG
- a CDS encoding M23 family metallopeptidase, coding for MRNRVNEARKRIERRKKQRKLQQPVRTPRSGASFIPSDEERFGAPPDGNLFEPSFQQDGKKKTFSPEKLVMQVMLASCLFLTTGILFKTQHPQLDSARAFVEKTFEQEFQFAAVSKWYNETFGTPVSLLPVQEKPQEAQNVDEPLDYALPVTGKVLETFEKNGQGVMLATGQGIEVEVIDKGVVIYAGVKDELGKTVVVQHPDGTETWYGHLENIDVALYEWVEKKGTLGKVSNAENHSGSFYFAMKRDGEFIDPSQVIKFE
- the minD gene encoding septum site-determining protein MinD, coding for MGDAIVVTSGKGGVGKTTTTANLGTALALSGKKVCLLDTDIGLRNLDVVMGLENRIIYDLVDVVEERCRLNQALIKDKRFECLYLLPAAQTKDKSAVSPEQMKKVVEELKEDYDYILIDCPAGIEQGFKNAVAGADKSIVVTTPEISSVRDADRIIGLLEQEEIEAPRLIINRIRNHMMKNGDMLDVDEIVNVLSIELLGIVADDDSVIKASNNGEPIALDPSSKASIAYRNMARRILGESVPLLSLEDKPTVMEKVKRFFGIR
- the minC gene encoding septum site-determining protein MinC: MGQKQQLVVMKGTKDGLTLYLDDTCSFQDIMNELEEKLSSNHQQQEDVPLITVHIKTGNRYLRKEQEEDIRKLIRGKKNLVVETIESDVISKQAAIEWKRSSEIVSVTKIIRSGQVLEVPGDLLLIGDVNPGGTIMAGGNIFVMGVLRGIAHAGCYGEENSVVAASVMKPAQLRISDYISRAPDSSSDDGTSEMECAYIDREKKQIILDRLQTLTHLRPNLTRLERGM
- the mreD gene encoding rod shape-determining protein MreD, yielding MSRYILPLIIFFFFIMESVFVDLLGAQVFGAERIFVPRFVLILLIMIGIYYDRQHAVYEGVIFGFLFDVFYTEVLGIHMFMYGVIAYLMGYAKRMLHANLFIVLLLGILSTALLEVFNYSVYTLIGSANMSWEVFTNIRLLPTLLLNSVFTIIAFYPLRRLLEQLYKKRKEAL
- the mreC gene encoding rod shape-determining protein MreC, encoding MPQFFLNKRLILLLISIILLVTLIGLSINDRDKLTWPEQFVKDSVGWFQSVFHRPAQYAAGFFENVGEIRDVYKENQLLKSRLDEYVALSVKSKELEEENERLRNLLDKKESLRSFTSIQATVIARNPEQWDELIIVNKGAQHGVKKNMAVVTAQGLVGKVKNVSQYTSTIQLLSDLDRTNRISAIVKGNENAFGLIEGYEDEKEALQLKRLPANLKVKKGETVITSGLGGVFPRGLVVGEITEVEPDEYGLTQTAFVKPAAEFYNIDHVMILDRSAISKLDSQYETPAEGEAEESEEEAS
- a CDS encoding rod shape-determining protein; the protein is MLGLGGFSRDMGIDLGTANTLVYVKGRGVVVREPSVVALRTDAGSIEAVGNDAKNMIGRTPGNIVAVRPMKDGVIADFETTAIMIKHFIKQAQKNQSAFSRKPNVMVCVPSGITAVEKRAVEDATKQAGAREAFTIEEPFAAAIGANLPVWEPTGSMVVDIGGGTTEVAVISLGGIVTSQSIRVAGDEMDDAIIQHIKKTYNLMIGERTAEALKLEIGSASKAESIEDMDIRGRDLLTGLPKTITITADEITGALQDTVDSIVEAVKNTLEKTPPELAADIMDRGIVLTGGGALLRNLDKVISEETKMPVLVAEEPLDCVAIGTGKALENLHLFRSKQGITSRSRKT